The Lolium rigidum isolate FL_2022 chromosome 2, APGP_CSIRO_Lrig_0.1, whole genome shotgun sequence genomic interval aattttcaaatttgaacggttttcgaatttgaacggttttcaaatttaaacagttttcaaatttgaataatttttagtttaaacattttctcaatttgaacaattttcaaaaaatcaaaattttcaaatctaaaaaaaatataaacaaaaccgaaaacagaaaaaagaaaacaaaacaaaaaaaaagaaaacagaaaagataaaaaggaaaaaagaaaaaacgaggctaaacagccacaaatgggcctggcccatacccgaccagggggtgtgcggtggccggtagccaccgacctggtcggtgtataggttttgccgttTGCATCGCCAGGCCGGCGCTGAGGCTCCGCAACAGGCTCTGCGCGTTGTGCATCAGCAATGCCAGCCCAGTAATACAGCACACCTCGCgcgcacttttttttttgaaactcttCCACAGACTTGGACCGATATGTAATAACCCGAACACGTACGTTGGGCCGTACGGTTTCCAACATAAACATTACTTGTAAAATGAAAGGTCACGGGATCCGACTCGAACTGGAGCGATGGGCTACCGGGCCTGGTTCTTATGCAGGTGCTCCTTTCCATATATATATAATGTTATACGGAGTAGTATAACAGTAGAAAAGGCAAAGGGGGAAAGTCTGCTTGCTATCGCCGGCGGAGGCTGTTTAATCTCATCGCCGGCGATCTCCTTCATTGACAACACGCCCTCTCCCTATCTCTGTTCCCCTTGCAGGTAACGCCGATTCCCCCTTTGTTCCGGCAACTGATTGACCCctaccctcccctcccctcccgtcCCCATCTGCAATCTATCTGTATGCATGTGTGGCGTCCTGACAGATCTTGTTTAGGAACAAGCGATTGGTGGCCATGGCGTCAATCTTCACACCATCGTCGTCCAATCATCGCGATCATGTTCCCAAGAATGGCGATTACCTGTATGTATGCAAACCCTAATTACTGAAAGCCTATCTCCACCATATTTCAAAGATTTGGTATGAGAACTAATAAAATTTACCTTAGAGTCAATTGCACTGTATAACAGCCATTTTGGTACAATATGGTAAGAGCTTATATCATGTCCTTGGGTTTGCTCTGTCTGAACATGTCGCCAGAATTTGATAAAACAATGTGATAATTATGTATGCGCTGTTTGATGTAATCGTTGGGCTGACGTCAGATGAGATTATATATCTTACTAAATTCGTCCATCTATGCAGCAAAAATTTCTCAGGTCCATCATGGATTACAATCGAGGAGTTTGATGCTATGTGGGTAGCTGGTGCCGAGCGCCAGTTGAGTCTCAGACCCAGCTCGCCGTCCCCCGAGGAGAAAATGAAGCGCAAACAAGAACGTTATCGCAAGGGTTTGATCATAGCTCTCAACACTTATGCCAAGCTAAACAACATGCAGGCACGTCAAAGTATATCATAGTCAAAATATTTATGTTTGCTTGCGTTTTGCTTAACCACCCATAGTAACCAATGCTTGGAGTTATTCTAGAACTAGACTGCTATGGTACTTAGTTATTATTAATACTAGaacgataccccgcgcgttgcagcgggtatctctttaagaaatctagtactccctccgattcatattacttgatgctaaaatggatgtatctacgactaaaatgtgtctagatacatctatattagcatcaagtaatatgaattggagaGAGTAAaacatataaaacttgatttatagaaTATGCAATATTTAGTTGGCCAGTTGTGGAGACACTAAATTTAATAGCTATGAAATGGATAAGTATTTGAAAATTGAAAGATCGTTATATTCCAGAGGTGTACGTGATTGATTTAGATAAGGTGAAATCAGCGGAATGAAGAACCAAATGATATCGATGGCTTCCATGAAGAATGCATGCACATTGTCGTATAATGTTTTTAAAAACTTCTTGTGTGGTTACGTATATAAGAGCACATAATTAACATTGAGTTTAATTCGCAAAGAGTTCATTTGGTTGCTGAAACTATTTTCCATGTTCAAGTTGCACATGACTTAACTATGTAATCATATAGCAGGAGGGTGTGATATTATCAGTCGAGCGACAAAAAAGGGATGGCATTACTATTTTAATGGTTAAAAAAAGATAATGTAGAGATACACAATAATAAGGAATATTAGTGGGATGAGGTGGACAAATGTTTGGCTAAGAGAATaggtgatgtggatagcttgcatgttgagatagacaaataTTAATTGCACTTAGTGGGGTTTTGTTTTATAAGAACTATAGATTAGAAGGTTGGCTAGAATATCACACCTTAATTAAGTGCTATGCATATTGTAGATGCAAATCATGCAATTTACTGCAGACTGGACCTaatatactcacatgttttatttctatttcaGCTCAATGAGTTGGAAATTGTGGAAGAGAAAGGGAGGAACCAAGTCGATGGGTATGGGGGACTATATGAGCATTCCAACTTTCTGGTGAAAGATTTAGATGGAAAACATACTTTGTTCTTTGCTGAAACGCATCATAATTGCACACAGGAGGAGGATGTTGTTCTCTGCGCTCCTTTGGAAGAAAGTAGCTATGGTAACTTTTTtttggttgcatcttcttcatcttttccttttttgttaGGCGTCTCATGTGCTAATATATATACATCATTTCCCTCACATCAACAAGGTCATTGTTTTGGGTGTGATGATCGGGC includes:
- the LOC124686567 gene encoding uncharacterized protein LOC124686567 translates to MWVAGAERQLSLRPSSPSPEEKMKRKQERYRKGLIIALNTYAKLNNMQLNELEIVEEKGRNQVDGYGGLYEHSNFLVKDLDGKHTLFFAETHHNCTQEEDVVLCAPLEESSYGHCFGCDDRAKELKHPSGGGYLGGLDEVIFHFDDLDSDDDYFM